A single Dehalococcoidia bacterium DNA region contains:
- the pstB gene encoding phosphate ABC transporter ATP-binding protein PstB: MEKSLNIDLSPRRTIADDTSPSKIKLRTKEANLYYGRFQALRNINIGISESSITAIIGPSGCGKSSLLRLFNRMNDLVRDARVEGKVELEDVSIYENNIDVVELRKRVGMVFQKPNPFPMSVFDNVAFGPRRHGRTYKALLSSIVENSLRQAALWDEVKDKLDQSGLALSGGQQQRLCIARVLAVEPEVILMDEPCSALDPIATLKIEDLMQQLARRYTIVIVTHNMQQAARVSNMTAFMMMEEDRAGALVEYGPTEQLFTNPKDKRTEDYITGRFG; encoded by the coding sequence ATTGAGAAGTCTTTGAACATAGACTTGAGTCCACGCCGCACAATTGCCGACGACACATCTCCCTCGAAGATCAAGTTGCGGACCAAGGAAGCAAACTTGTACTATGGACGTTTCCAGGCCTTGCGAAACATAAACATAGGTATTTCCGAGTCTTCCATTACAGCCATCATCGGCCCTTCGGGGTGTGGCAAGTCTTCTCTGCTGCGCCTTTTCAATCGCATGAACGATCTTGTCCGCGATGCCCGGGTGGAAGGGAAAGTGGAGCTGGAGGATGTTTCCATATACGAAAACAACATCGACGTGGTGGAGCTGCGCAAAAGGGTGGGCATGGTTTTCCAAAAACCCAATCCCTTTCCCATGTCGGTATTCGACAACGTGGCATTCGGACCGCGCCGTCACGGCCGGACTTACAAAGCGCTATTGTCTAGCATTGTGGAGAACAGCCTGCGCCAGGCCGCGCTGTGGGATGAAGTCAAGGACAAACTGGATCAATCGGGGCTGGCCCTTTCCGGGGGTCAGCAGCAGCGATTGTGCATTGCCCGAGTGTTGGCAGTAGAACCCGAGGTGATCTTGATGGACGAACCGTGTAGCGCCCTCGATCCGATCGCCACCCTGAAAATCGAGGATCTGATGCAGCAACTGGCCCGGCGGTATACCATCGTCATTGTCACTCACAACATGCAGCAGGCGGCCCGTGTATCCAATATGACCGCCTTCATGATGATGGAAGAGGATCGGGCCGGGGCGCTGGTGGAATACGGCCCCACCGAGCAGTTGTTCACTAATCCCAAAGACAAACGCACGGAAGACTACATTACCGGCCGATTCGGGTGA